In Xenopus laevis strain J_2021 chromosome 2S, Xenopus_laevis_v10.1, whole genome shotgun sequence, a genomic segment contains:
- the LOC108710046 gene encoding LOW QUALITY PROTEIN: P2Y purinoceptor 2 (The sequence of the model RefSeq protein was modified relative to this genomic sequence to represent the inferred CDS: inserted 2 bases in 1 codon), translating to LPLLLLLXELMSNCSVKVDDTVLNLTAQECSTYSLCLQGHCTTQELQNVSTIPGEMNGESNLSYRCLFHEEFKYILLPVSYGVVFSLGFVLNTLALYVFLFRVRPWKVINLFMFNLALSDLLYVLSLPLLIFYYSKENDWPFSEALCKIVRFLFYTSLYCSIFFLLFISIYRFLAVCYPIRFLRWGHMRYARMACATIWLVVIGLQSPMLYFVTTSSLKGNIICHDTSRIDLFDHFVIFSTVNLALLYCVPFIIILLSYSLMVYTLMKPTANALPNSDSKKKSIRMIVLVLIVFIVCFLPFHVTRTLYYFIRKTEWDCGTLNTVNVLYKVTRPLASANSFIDPILYFVVWRFRVNR from the exons CTTCCACTGCTGCTCCTGCT GGAACTCATGAGCAATTGTTCAGTAAAGGTGGATGATACAGTCCTTAATCTTACGGCACAAGAATGTAGCACTTACTCTCTGTGTCTACAGGGACACTGCACTACCCAAGAGCTCCAAAATGTAAG caccaTCCCAggtgaaatgaatggagaaagcAACTTGTCCTATCGATGCCTCTTTCATGAAGAATTCAAATATATCCTCCTGCCTGTGTCCTATGGAGTTGTCTTCTCCTTGGGCTTTGTCCTCAACACCCTGGCTCTCtacgtctttctattcagagttCGGCCTTGGAAGGTCATTAACTTATTTATGTTTAACTTGGCCTTGTCTGACCTGCTCTACGTCCTGTCTCTTCCTTTGCTGATCTTTTACTATTCCAAGGAGAACGACTGGCCTTTCAGCGAGGCCCTGTGCAAAATAGTGAGGTTCCTGTTCTACACCAGCCTCTACTGCAGCATCTTCTTCCTCCTGTTCATCAGCATCTACCGATTTCTGGCTGTTTGCTACCCAATCCGGTTCCTTCGCTGGGGTCACATGCGTTACGCCAGGATGGCTTGTGCCACCATATGGCTTGTGGTTATTGGCCTGCAATCTCCCATGTTGTACTTTGTCACCACCAGTAGCCTAAAAGGCAACATCATTTGTCATGATACCTCCAGAATTGACCTCTTTGACCACTTTGTCATCTTCAGCACAGTGAACCTGGCTCTGCTCTACTGTGTCCCCTTCATTATAATCCTGCTTTCTTATAGCCTTATGGTTTATACCCTCATGAAGCCAACGGCCAACGCCCTCCCCAATTCTGACTCCAAAAAGAAGTCCATCAGAATGATTGTTCTTGTCCTCATTGTCTTCATTGTCTGCTTCCTTCCTTTCCATGTCACCCGGACCTTGTATTACTTTATTAGGAAGACAGAGTGGGACTGTGGGACACTAAACACTGTAAATGTGCTCTACAAAGTCACCCGACCCCTGGCCAGCGCCAATAGCTTCATTGACCCCATTCTGTACTTTGTGGTGTGGAGATTTAGGGTTAACAGGTAG